A genomic region of Streptomyces sp. NBC_00247 contains the following coding sequences:
- a CDS encoding zinc-dependent alcohol dehydrogenase, with the protein MSPATAPGGSRQVVRTTGTPGDAGLRIRRGPAPEPPGPDWCLVRVTMAGICGSDLPDPAGDPPAGPEDDAAPSDEPLSHAVAVGHEIVGRVEHPGADSGWAVGDRVVVHPLVACEARGEPPCRSCREGWYGQCRSFWEGGTKWGKSLGFSRELGGGWGDVVAVHRSMLRAVPDTLPDRTAVLAEPLSVALSGMRHLAGTSEEGPLVILGGGTIGLLTAVAAAAMFPDRRRWLIARHPFQAEAARSLGPGVVEPLLSGPGGGADRLPASPTAVVDAVGSGQSLSEALAVAGTGGTVLTLGNPERCDDLRALWLKRLTLIGHLEHGTLTARDGRRVDSMAEAVRLLTAMPRLGDVLTTHRYPLEELRTALAVARHRAEHRAVKVALVP; encoded by the coding sequence GTGAGCCCGGCGACCGCTCCCGGCGGCTCCCGCCAGGTGGTGCGGACCACCGGGACACCGGGGGACGCGGGCCTGCGCATCCGGCGGGGACCGGCGCCGGAACCGCCCGGCCCCGACTGGTGCCTGGTCCGGGTGACGATGGCGGGCATCTGCGGCAGCGACCTGCCGGACCCGGCCGGTGACCCTCCGGCCGGCCCGGAGGACGACGCGGCCCCTTCGGACGAACCGCTGAGTCACGCCGTGGCGGTGGGACACGAGATCGTCGGCAGGGTCGAGCACCCCGGCGCGGACAGCGGCTGGGCCGTGGGCGACCGCGTCGTCGTCCATCCCCTGGTGGCATGCGAGGCCCGCGGGGAGCCGCCCTGCCGTTCGTGCCGGGAGGGCTGGTACGGCCAGTGCCGGTCCTTCTGGGAGGGCGGCACGAAGTGGGGGAAGTCCCTGGGCTTCAGCAGGGAACTAGGCGGTGGATGGGGCGACGTCGTGGCCGTCCACCGATCCATGCTGCGGGCCGTGCCGGACACGCTGCCGGATCGGACGGCGGTGCTGGCGGAACCCCTCTCGGTCGCGCTGTCCGGCATGCGGCACCTGGCGGGTACCTCCGAAGAGGGCCCGCTGGTGATCCTGGGCGGCGGCACGATCGGCCTCCTCACGGCGGTGGCCGCGGCGGCGATGTTCCCCGATCGGCGGCGATGGCTGATCGCCCGTCATCCCTTCCAGGCCGAGGCGGCGAGATCCCTGGGCCCCGGAGTGGTGGAGCCGCTGCTCAGCGGCCCCGGCGGTGGCGCGGACCGGCTGCCGGCGAGCCCCACCGCCGTCGTCGACGCGGTGGGCAGCGGGCAGTCGCTGTCCGAGGCCCTGGCGGTGGCCGGCACCGGGGGCACCGTGCTGACGCTCGGAAACCCGGAGCGGTGCGACGACCTGCGGGCCCTGTGGCTGAAGCGGCTCACGCTGATCGGCCATCTGGAACACGGGACGCTGACCGCCCGGGACGGCCGGCGCGTGGACTCGATGGCCGAGGCCGTGAGGCTGCTGACCGCCATGCCCCGTCTGGGGGACGTCCTGACCACCCATCGGTATCCGCTGGAGGAGCTGCGTACGGCGCTGGCGGTGGCACGTCACCGAGCGGAGCACCGGGCGGTCAAGGTCGCCCTCGTCCCGTAG
- a CDS encoding NAD-dependent epimerase/dehydratase family protein has protein sequence MNAAAPGAAAPLEALVTGSAGFIGGHTVRALLDAGWAVTALDVAECPPWMASAVGVVRAEADDPRTLNDVRDGRYAAVIHQGAISSTLADDWDRLSEVNVRQPLALAEAAAAGRARFVYASSHSVYGTIRRRVAVTEAQATDTSVCTGPLNLYARSKLVLDQEMVRRYAKAPRWFALRYTNVFGQGEEHKGGMASIISQLLRSAAEGRQLRVFADTLNACRDYIPVENVARTVVRLAGQETEGGIYNLGSASPVSFATLLQWCADFSTADALDVRLVQNPIPDRYQYWTCADQSRLEAALPGAGPVSLDEVKAAAARLFTHFRARTLEGVHA, from the coding sequence GTGAACGCCGCGGCGCCGGGAGCGGCGGCCCCCCTCGAAGCGCTGGTCACCGGCTCCGCCGGTTTCATCGGCGGTCACACGGTCAGGGCTCTGCTGGACGCCGGCTGGGCGGTGACCGCCCTCGACGTGGCCGAGTGTCCGCCCTGGATGGCTTCCGCCGTCGGCGTGGTGCGCGCCGAGGCCGACGACCCGCGGACGCTGAACGACGTACGCGACGGCCGGTACGCGGCAGTGATCCACCAGGGGGCGATCAGCTCGACCCTGGCCGACGACTGGGACCGGCTCAGCGAGGTGAACGTACGCCAGCCGCTGGCCCTGGCGGAGGCCGCGGCCGCCGGCCGGGCGCGCTTCGTCTACGCGTCCTCGCACAGCGTGTACGGCACCATCCGGCGTCGGGTCGCGGTGACCGAGGCCCAGGCCACGGACACGTCCGTATGCACGGGGCCGCTCAATCTCTACGCGCGGTCGAAGCTGGTGCTCGACCAGGAGATGGTGCGCAGGTACGCCAAGGCCCCCCGGTGGTTCGCGCTGCGCTACACCAACGTCTTCGGCCAGGGCGAGGAGCACAAGGGCGGGATGGCCTCGATCATCTCCCAACTGCTCCGGAGTGCGGCCGAGGGCCGTCAACTGCGGGTGTTCGCCGACACGCTCAACGCCTGCCGGGACTACATTCCCGTCGAGAACGTGGCCCGGACCGTGGTCCGGTTGGCCGGGCAGGAGACCGAAGGCGGGATCTACAACCTGGGATCCGCCAGCCCCGTCAGTTTCGCCACCCTCCTGCAGTGGTGCGCCGACTTCAGCACGGCGGACGCACTCGACGTGCGGTTGGTCCAGAACCCCATTCCCGACCGGTACCAGTACTGGACCTGTGCCGACCAGAGCCGCCTGGAAGCGGCGCTGCCCGGAGCGGGGCCGGTCTCCCTCGACGAGGTGAAGGCGGCGGCTGCCCGGCTGTTCACCCACTTCCGCGCGCGGACTCTCGAAGGGGTCCACGCGTGA
- a CDS encoding DegT/DnrJ/EryC1/StrS family aminotransferase, whose product MAGPGWYLMDGAEEAEVLDTLREGHLSRYRFGDETALSRTMLFEQHMAGVLGVRHTLALNSCTSGLLAGLTALGIGPGDEVIVPGYTFIASIAAVLFTGARPVLAEVDESLTLAPDDVEAKMSSRTKAIMPVHMIGAPADLDRLTATARAAGCAVIEDCAQALGGSYRGRRLGSIGDVGAFSLNTGKVITAGDGGLLTTDSTALHRQAFAFHDHGFAPDRAGLVDEGPRIGLNLRLHELAAAVGLAQARKLDHILERCRANQAAVRKELDGLPGVRERVIHDEGECGTAQVLIFDSPEVAGAVAAALGGSPLAASTKHNYARMGQLHAEFGRRDADGRTAVACGRPGDLPRTDDLLARSVALSVGVVDGYLGTLGDVTVLDTPEEAGRKAARVRETVETVTASLGERA is encoded by the coding sequence ATGGCCGGGCCCGGCTGGTACCTGATGGACGGGGCTGAGGAAGCCGAGGTGCTCGACACGCTCAGGGAAGGACACCTGAGCCGTTACCGGTTCGGCGACGAGACAGCGCTCTCGCGGACCATGCTGTTCGAGCAGCACATGGCGGGGGTCCTGGGAGTCCGGCACACCCTCGCCCTCAACAGTTGCACCTCCGGTCTGCTGGCGGGCCTCACCGCCCTCGGCATAGGTCCCGGCGACGAGGTGATCGTGCCCGGCTACACCTTCATCGCCTCCATCGCCGCGGTCCTGTTCACCGGTGCCCGTCCCGTCCTGGCCGAGGTCGACGAGAGCCTGACACTCGCGCCGGACGACGTCGAGGCCAAGATGTCCTCCCGGACGAAGGCGATCATGCCGGTGCACATGATCGGAGCGCCGGCGGATCTCGACCGGCTGACCGCCACGGCGCGGGCCGCCGGTTGCGCCGTGATCGAGGACTGCGCCCAGGCGCTCGGCGGCAGTTACCGCGGGCGGCGGCTCGGTTCCATCGGTGACGTCGGTGCCTTCTCGCTCAATACGGGCAAGGTGATCACCGCCGGCGACGGCGGGCTGCTGACCACCGACTCCACCGCACTCCACCGTCAGGCGTTCGCCTTCCACGACCACGGCTTCGCCCCGGACCGGGCGGGGCTGGTCGACGAAGGCCCGCGCATCGGCCTCAATCTGCGGCTCCACGAACTCGCCGCGGCCGTGGGCCTGGCCCAGGCGCGCAAACTGGACCACATCCTGGAGCGCTGCCGTGCCAACCAGGCGGCCGTCCGCAAGGAGCTCGACGGGCTGCCCGGCGTGCGGGAGCGGGTGATCCACGACGAGGGCGAATGCGGCACGGCCCAGGTGCTGATCTTCGACAGCCCTGAGGTCGCGGGCGCCGTCGCGGCGGCCCTGGGCGGGAGCCCGCTCGCCGCGTCGACGAAGCACAACTACGCGCGGATGGGCCAGCTGCACGCCGAGTTCGGCCGCAGGGACGCCGACGGGCGGACCGCGGTGGCCTGCGGGAGGCCGGGTGACCTGCCGCGCACCGACGACCTGCTCGCCCGGTCGGTGGCGCTCAGCGTCGGTGTGGTGGACGGGTACCTGGGCACCCTCGGTGACGTGACGGTGCTCGACACTCCCGAAGAGGCCGGCCGCAAGGCGGCCAGGGTGCGCGAGACCGTCGAGACCGTCACCGCGTCCCTCGGGGAGCGCGCGTGA
- the rfaE2 gene encoding D-glycero-beta-D-manno-heptose 1-phosphate adenylyltransferase: MTDSPDNTPRSTQPLAHGLGHVGRLQEALTTLDVGTLQDWGRELAAVFQNGGRLLAAGNGGSAAEAQHLTSELVGRLRDDRRPFSAIALHAESSAVTAIGNDYGYDEVFARQVRAHGRAGDVLVLLSTSGHSANVLRAAEAAKEAGLSVWALTGATPNPLAEIADRTVGIDAPTATVQECHLVAVHLVCATVDVALGVCPPDPLESADPARDPEVRRDEFVIVGDALLDRDLTGVVERVSPEAPVVAVDQVEVRARPGGAALAAVLAARGARPVTLVTALSADAEGRELGALLREAGVRVVDLGLAGPTPVKSRVRAGDRTVLMYSRAPQRPAALRRTLTEGEHAVVTGARVVLVSDYGRGIVEDTRIREALTTSSVARQVVWDPHPRGGAPVPGVRVVTPNSKEAALFAPGTPGEGLRQDVDRGRTLVEEWASAGVVVTRGADGAVLLDLDSSSPLVVPGSRVTATDTCGAGDAFAVAVAGLLADGALLSQAVTGAVRAAGEFVAAGGATAVLVRPRGRTREDGPADVLETVARTRAAGGTVVATGGCFDLLHAGHVGLLANARLLGDCLVVCLNDDASVRRLKGPQRPVVAAGDRASVLESLASVDGVVVFGEDTPEAVLQRIKPDIYVKGGDYRVSDVPEAALVESWGGRAVILPYVEGLSTTSMIDKITESGGIG; this comes from the coding sequence ATGACCGACTCACCGGACAACACGCCGCGGTCCACCCAGCCGCTCGCTCATGGCCTCGGCCATGTCGGACGGCTCCAGGAGGCACTCACCACACTGGACGTCGGCACGCTCCAGGACTGGGGCCGTGAACTGGCCGCCGTGTTCCAGAACGGCGGCCGCCTCCTGGCGGCGGGCAACGGGGGCTCGGCGGCCGAGGCGCAGCACCTCACCTCGGAGCTCGTCGGGCGGCTGCGCGACGACCGCCGCCCCTTCTCGGCGATCGCCCTGCACGCCGAGAGCTCGGCCGTCACCGCCATCGGTAACGACTACGGCTACGACGAGGTGTTCGCCCGCCAGGTCAGGGCGCACGGCAGGGCGGGGGACGTTCTCGTCCTGCTGTCCACGTCCGGCCACAGCGCGAACGTCCTGCGCGCGGCGGAGGCGGCGAAGGAAGCCGGGCTCTCGGTCTGGGCGCTGACCGGCGCCACCCCCAACCCGCTGGCGGAGATCGCGGACCGGACCGTCGGCATCGACGCCCCCACGGCGACGGTCCAGGAGTGCCATCTCGTCGCCGTGCACCTCGTCTGCGCGACGGTGGACGTCGCGCTCGGCGTGTGCCCGCCCGATCCCCTGGAGAGCGCGGACCCCGCGCGGGACCCCGAGGTCAGGAGGGACGAGTTCGTGATCGTCGGCGACGCCCTCCTGGACCGGGACCTGACGGGAGTCGTGGAGCGGGTCTCGCCGGAGGCTCCCGTGGTGGCCGTCGACCAGGTCGAGGTGCGGGCCCGGCCCGGTGGTGCCGCGCTCGCCGCGGTCCTCGCGGCGCGCGGCGCGCGTCCCGTCACGCTGGTGACGGCGCTGTCCGCCGACGCCGAGGGGCGGGAACTCGGCGCTCTGCTCCGCGAGGCCGGTGTCCGCGTCGTCGATCTCGGGCTGGCCGGGCCGACCCCCGTCAAGAGCCGGGTCCGCGCCGGCGACCGGACCGTCCTCATGTACAGCCGCGCTCCGCAGCGCCCTGCCGCTCTCCGGCGCACGCTGACCGAGGGTGAACACGCCGTGGTGACGGGAGCCAGAGTGGTCCTCGTCTCCGACTACGGGCGCGGAATCGTCGAGGACACCCGGATACGCGAGGCCCTGACCACCTCCTCGGTGGCGAGACAGGTCGTGTGGGACCCGCACCCGCGCGGTGGCGCACCGGTCCCCGGGGTGCGTGTGGTCACTCCCAACAGCAAGGAGGCGGCCCTGTTCGCGCCCGGGACACCGGGCGAGGGACTGCGGCAGGACGTCGACCGGGGCCGGACCCTCGTCGAGGAGTGGGCCTCGGCCGGTGTGGTCGTGACCAGGGGAGCCGACGGTGCGGTCCTGCTGGACCTCGACTCCTCGTCGCCGCTGGTCGTGCCGGGTTCCCGGGTGACGGCGACGGACACCTGCGGAGCCGGAGACGCCTTCGCCGTCGCCGTGGCGGGCCTGCTCGCGGACGGCGCTCTCCTTTCGCAGGCGGTCACCGGCGCGGTCCGGGCCGCCGGGGAGTTCGTGGCCGCCGGCGGCGCGACGGCGGTCCTGGTCCGTCCCCGGGGGCGGACCCGCGAGGACGGACCCGCCGATGTGCTGGAGACCGTGGCCAGGACGCGGGCCGCCGGGGGCACGGTGGTGGCCACGGGTGGTTGCTTCGACCTGCTCCACGCCGGCCATGTCGGGCTGCTCGCCAACGCCCGTCTGCTGGGCGACTGCCTCGTGGTCTGCCTCAACGACGACGCCTCCGTACGGCGGCTGAAGGGGCCGCAGCGCCCTGTCGTCGCGGCTGGCGACCGGGCCTCGGTGCTGGAGTCGCTCGCCTCCGTCGACGGGGTCGTCGTCTTCGGCGAGGACACTCCGGAGGCGGTGCTGCAACGGATCAAGCCGGACATCTACGTCAAGGGCGGCGATTACCGGGTGAGTGACGTGCCGGAAGCCGCGCTGGTGGAGAGCTGGGGCGGCCGGGCCGTGATCCTTCCCTACGTGGAGGGACTGTCCACCACTTCCATGATCGACAAGATCACGGAAAGCGGCGGCATCGGATGA